From Hymenobacter sedentarius, a single genomic window includes:
- a CDS encoding sugar porter family MFS transporter, with product MKNRNVFFWSMVVALGGFLFGFDTAVISGAEKAIQQLWHLSAVEHGFTIAIALIGTVFGAIFGGIPSDKLGRRKTLVFIAILYLVSALGAALTSSWGLFVVFRFLGGLGVGASSVTAPLYISEVSPPAVRGRMVGMFQFNIVFGILAAYLSNYLLAGTGEHDWRWMLGIQAVPALAFFLLLFRIPESPRWLLGQGRTEEGRQVLRLINADTADEDVRNILTTNAADEAESSSLFARAYRGPVLLAMLFAVFNQVSGINAIIYYAPRIFEMTGLGKGSALLSSAGLGLVNFAFTLLAMNFIDRFGRRKLMLIGSVGLIATLALVARAFYTEQFGGMLVPVLLFVYIAFFAFSQGAVIWVFISEIFPNNVRAKGQALGSSTHWVMAAVIAFTFPWFAEHLGGGHTFAFFAAMMVLQLVFVWRFMPETKGTTLEQLEKTLVVH from the coding sequence GTGAAAAACCGCAACGTATTCTTCTGGTCCATGGTCGTCGCGCTGGGCGGCTTCCTGTTCGGCTTCGATACGGCCGTCATCTCCGGCGCTGAAAAGGCCATTCAGCAGCTGTGGCACCTGAGTGCCGTAGAGCACGGCTTCACCATTGCCATTGCCCTGATTGGCACCGTGTTCGGCGCCATCTTCGGGGGCATTCCTTCTGATAAGCTGGGCCGGCGCAAGACCCTGGTGTTCATCGCCATCCTGTACCTGGTGTCGGCGCTGGGCGCGGCGCTCACCAGCAGCTGGGGGCTGTTTGTGGTGTTCCGGTTCCTGGGCGGGCTGGGCGTGGGCGCGTCGTCGGTCACGGCGCCGCTCTACATCTCCGAGGTATCGCCGCCGGCGGTGCGGGGCCGCATGGTGGGCATGTTCCAGTTCAACATCGTGTTCGGAATCCTGGCCGCGTACCTCTCCAACTACCTGCTGGCGGGCACCGGCGAGCACGACTGGCGCTGGATGCTGGGCATTCAGGCCGTGCCGGCGCTGGCGTTTTTCCTGCTCCTGTTCCGCATTCCCGAAAGCCCCCGCTGGCTGCTGGGCCAGGGCCGCACCGAAGAAGGCCGCCAGGTGCTGCGGCTCATCAACGCCGACACGGCCGACGAGGACGTGCGCAATATCCTGACCACCAATGCGGCCGACGAGGCCGAGAGCAGCTCCCTGTTTGCCCGGGCCTACCGCGGGCCGGTGCTGCTGGCCATGCTGTTTGCGGTGTTCAACCAGGTGTCGGGCATCAACGCCATTATCTACTATGCGCCGCGCATCTTCGAAATGACGGGCCTGGGCAAGGGTTCGGCATTGCTGTCGTCGGCCGGCCTAGGACTGGTCAACTTCGCTTTCACGTTGCTGGCCATGAACTTCATTGACCGGTTTGGGCGGCGCAAGCTCATGCTCATCGGCTCGGTGGGGCTGATTGCCACGCTGGCCTTGGTGGCCCGGGCTTTCTACACCGAGCAGTTTGGGGGCATGCTGGTGCCGGTGCTGCTGTTTGTGTACATCGCCTTCTTTGCGTTCTCCCAAGGGGCGGTCATCTGGGTGTTTATCTCCGAAATTTTCCCCAACAACGTGCGGGCGAAGGGCCAGGCACTGGGCAGCTCCACCCACTGGGTGATGGCCGCGGTTATCGCCTTCACGTTCCCGTGGTTTGCCGAGCACCTGGGCGGCGGGCACACCTTTGCCTTTTTCGCGGCCATGATGGTGCTGCAGCTCGTATTTGTGTGGCGCTTCATGCCCGAAACCAAAGGCACTACTCTCGAGCAATTGGAGAAAACCCTGGTTGTTCACTAA
- a CDS encoding carbohydrate kinase family protein, translating to MQPRIVCFGETLWDVLPSGKQPGGAPFNVAVHLHQLGQSVALISRVGDDDLGAELLAFLQQRGLSTDYVQRGQTHLTGVVKANIGDRNEVVYKIVQPVAWDYIQYEDRLSELVAQADMLVFGSLAARTPATRETLYRLLPQAKFRVFDVNMRPPHYTRPVVQYLLEHSDLVKMNHHELAEILEWFGKSADDDSALEWLATRFSLQAVCVTLGADGALLWTGGRLYRSAGFPVEVTDTIGSGDAFLAALLTGWLAGQPPQECLQFACATGALVATFQGATPLITPADVAALRQAHAVSSPS from the coding sequence ATGCAACCAAGAATCGTCTGTTTCGGCGAAACGCTCTGGGACGTTTTGCCATCGGGGAAGCAGCCCGGAGGCGCCCCCTTCAACGTAGCCGTGCACCTGCACCAGTTGGGCCAGTCGGTGGCGCTCATCAGCCGCGTGGGCGACGACGACCTGGGCGCCGAGCTGCTCGCCTTCCTACAGCAGCGCGGCCTGAGCACGGACTACGTGCAGCGGGGCCAAACCCACCTCACCGGCGTGGTAAAAGCCAACATAGGCGACCGCAACGAGGTGGTGTACAAGATTGTGCAGCCCGTGGCCTGGGACTACATTCAGTACGAAGACCGGCTGAGTGAGCTGGTAGCCCAGGCCGATATGCTGGTTTTCGGCAGCCTGGCCGCCCGTACGCCCGCCACCCGCGAAACCCTGTACCGGCTGCTGCCCCAAGCAAAGTTTCGCGTGTTCGACGTGAACATGCGCCCGCCGCACTACACCCGGCCCGTGGTGCAGTACCTGCTGGAGCACAGCGACCTGGTGAAGATGAACCATCACGAGCTGGCCGAAATTCTGGAGTGGTTTGGCAAAAGCGCCGACGACGATTCGGCGCTGGAGTGGCTGGCTACGCGCTTCAGCCTGCAGGCCGTGTGCGTGACGCTCGGGGCCGACGGCGCCCTGCTCTGGACCGGCGGCCGGCTGTACCGCAGTGCCGGCTTCCCGGTGGAAGTGACGGACACCATCGGCAGCGGCGATGCCTTTCTGGCGGCGCTGCTCACCGGCTGGCTGGCCGGCCAACCGCCGCAGGAGTGCCTGCAGTTTGCCTGCGCCACCGGCGCGTTGGTGGCCACATTTCAGGGCGCCACGCCCCTTATCACCCCCGCCGACGTGGCCGCGCTGCGCCAGGCGCACGCGGTGTCCTCTCCCTCTTAA
- a CDS encoding glycoside hydrolase family 32 protein, translating to MKKLFLLALSVLGLIHTSAAQTAAPAPAPTPQYRPAYHFSPAAHWMNDPNGMVYYQGTYHLFFQYYPDGMVWGPMHWGHATSADLVSWKEQPIALYPDSLGYIFSGSAVVDAKNTTGFGKNGQVPLVAIFTHHDPKGEKKGTDTFQNQSLAYSLDAGKTWTKYAGNPVLKNPGIHDFRDPKVSWNEVAKKWVMTLATKDRITFFSSPNLKEWTKESEFGQKLGAHGGVWECPDLFPMTLNGKTYWVLLVNLNPGGPNGGSGTQYFVGNFDGKTFTPLTTDTKWADYGPDDYAGVTFANTGNRRIFLGWMSNWEYANQVPTAPWRNATTVPRELGLQQVGAQLYLTSQPAKEVARLFPAATTLKDVVVKKEIDLTPRLKNVGDKFQLKISTRQLASFSVVLANGKGEAVVIGYDKPTNKYYIDRTKAGRTDFSPKFAGRHTAPRLAKTTEADLTLLVDATSVEVFADKGLTVMSELFFPTQPLSKLKLQATGNFTVQELSYANLAPKPSSSAAGLGGSK from the coding sequence ATGAAAAAACTTTTCCTACTGGCGCTTAGCGTCCTTGGCCTGATTCATACCAGCGCTGCCCAAACAGCAGCACCCGCCCCAGCGCCCACCCCGCAGTACCGCCCGGCCTACCACTTCAGCCCCGCCGCCCACTGGATGAACGACCCCAACGGCATGGTGTATTACCAGGGCACGTACCACCTGTTTTTCCAATATTATCCTGATGGGATGGTGTGGGGACCCATGCACTGGGGCCACGCCACCAGTGCCGATTTGGTGAGCTGGAAAGAGCAGCCCATTGCCCTGTACCCCGATAGCCTGGGGTACATATTCTCCGGCAGCGCCGTGGTGGATGCCAAGAACACCACCGGCTTCGGCAAAAACGGGCAAGTGCCGCTGGTGGCTATCTTCACGCACCACGACCCTAAGGGCGAGAAAAAAGGCACCGATACTTTCCAAAACCAGAGCCTGGCCTACAGCCTCGACGCGGGCAAAACCTGGACGAAGTACGCCGGCAACCCCGTGCTGAAGAACCCCGGCATCCACGACTTCCGTGACCCCAAAGTGAGCTGGAACGAAGTGGCGAAGAAGTGGGTGATGACTCTGGCCACCAAGGACAGAATTACCTTTTTTTCATCGCCTAACCTCAAGGAATGGACCAAGGAAAGCGAGTTTGGCCAGAAGCTGGGCGCCCACGGCGGCGTATGGGAATGCCCCGACCTGTTCCCGATGACGCTGAACGGCAAAACCTACTGGGTGCTGCTGGTGAACCTGAACCCCGGCGGCCCCAACGGCGGCTCGGGCACGCAGTACTTCGTCGGCAACTTCGACGGCAAGACCTTCACCCCGCTTACCACCGACACGAAATGGGCCGACTATGGCCCCGACGACTACGCCGGCGTCACGTTTGCCAACACCGGCAACCGGCGCATTTTCCTGGGCTGGATGAGCAACTGGGAATACGCCAACCAGGTGCCCACGGCGCCCTGGCGCAACGCCACCACCGTTCCGCGCGAGCTGGGGCTGCAGCAGGTAGGCGCGCAGCTTTACCTCACCTCGCAACCCGCCAAGGAAGTGGCCCGGCTATTCCCCGCAGCCACGACGCTGAAAGACGTGGTAGTCAAAAAGGAAATTGACCTCACGCCCCGGCTGAAAAACGTCGGCGACAAGTTCCAGCTGAAAATCAGCACCCGGCAGCTGGCCAGCTTCTCGGTGGTGCTAGCCAACGGCAAAGGCGAAGCGGTGGTCATCGGCTACGACAAACCGACCAATAAATACTATATCGACCGGACCAAAGCGGGCCGCACGGACTTCAGCCCCAAGTTTGCGGGCCGCCACACGGCCCCGCGCCTGGCCAAAACGACCGAGGCCGACCTCACGCTGCTGGTGGACGCCACCTCGGTGGAGGTGTTCGCCGACAAAGGCCTGACGGTGATGAGCGAGCTGTTTTTCCCGACCCAGCCGCTTTCGAAGCTGAAGCTGCAAGCCACCGGCAACTTCACGGTGCAGGAGTTGAGCTACGCCAACCTGGCTCCAAAGCCCAGCAGCAGCGCCGCGGGCTTGGGCGGCAGCAAGTAG
- a CDS encoding BamA/TamA family outer membrane protein codes for MLLLSGLAGRPGARAQTPALDPNVPNQPALATPPLPPVVAPATAAATRRALAHPRVLLLDAEAADRPLLRRYKVRATVPDSLAALREVRDLVLGLQADAYLTASADTMRWSRDTVRVGLYVGQPFRWAYLRNGNLGDGLLTRAGYREKFFQHSAFLPADWARLQERILIEAENQGFPFATVGLDSIQLNDHDIAGRVVLKRGRVVLFDSLQIVGNTKTKKRFLTKYLQIFPNQPFSQQRVAAAAQLLRQLPYVRLRAEPEVRFARGKARVYLLLDDRPSNQFDAIVGILPNSDQAKTGVQFTGDVTINLRNLKGGGKQIGLQWRKTDALSQLLDVQYVHPNFFGTPLEVAGTFNLYKQTDAFLTLRPRVQVSYPTARAGRVSFFFEQRSSFLLYDSLTYVSLGQLPENIDSQFNSYGLNYTWNSLDDLFFPHRGYLLSGQGAVGTKTITRNPSIREEFYNGLGLRSTQYSFGLRAERYFPVKRAGVLLLRLRGEGVLNPRLFTNDLARLGGLNSLRGFNENQFYTSSYGLATAEFRQFIGADSYAFVFIDQAYTRHDVVHDRYTDQPTGVGAGLSFRTAAGLFQFVYSLGRSRDQAFELRTSKIHFGLTSRF; via the coding sequence ATGCTGCTCCTGAGCGGCCTGGCGGGGCGGCCCGGCGCGCGGGCTCAAACCCCGGCACTGGACCCTAACGTGCCCAACCAGCCGGCCCTGGCCACGCCTCCCCTGCCGCCGGTGGTCGCGCCTGCCACGGCCGCCGCGACGCGCCGGGCTCTGGCCCACCCGCGCGTGCTGCTGCTCGACGCCGAAGCCGCCGACCGGCCGCTGCTGCGCCGCTACAAAGTGCGCGCAACCGTGCCCGACTCCCTCGCCGCCCTGCGCGAAGTGCGCGACCTGGTGCTGGGCCTGCAGGCCGATGCCTACCTCACGGCCTCGGCCGATACCATGCGCTGGAGCCGCGACACCGTGCGGGTGGGCCTCTACGTGGGCCAGCCGTTTCGCTGGGCCTACCTGCGCAACGGCAACCTCGGCGACGGCCTGCTTACCCGCGCCGGGTACCGCGAGAAGTTCTTCCAACACAGTGCGTTCCTGCCCGCCGACTGGGCCCGGCTGCAGGAGCGAATTCTGATAGAAGCCGAAAACCAAGGCTTCCCCTTCGCCACGGTGGGCCTCGATTCCATTCAGCTCAACGACCACGACATTGCCGGCCGGGTGGTGCTGAAACGGGGCCGCGTGGTGCTCTTCGACTCGCTGCAGATAGTGGGCAACACCAAGACCAAGAAGCGCTTCCTCACCAAGTATCTCCAGATTTTCCCCAATCAGCCCTTCAGCCAGCAGCGCGTGGCGGCGGCGGCCCAGCTGCTGCGCCAACTGCCCTACGTGCGGCTGCGCGCCGAGCCCGAAGTCCGGTTTGCCAGGGGCAAGGCCCGGGTGTACCTGCTGCTCGACGACCGGCCCTCGAACCAGTTCGATGCGATTGTGGGCATTCTGCCCAACTCCGACCAGGCCAAAACGGGCGTGCAGTTCACCGGTGACGTCACCATCAACCTGCGCAACCTCAAGGGCGGCGGCAAGCAAATTGGGCTGCAGTGGCGCAAAACCGACGCCCTCTCGCAGCTGCTCGACGTGCAATACGTGCACCCCAACTTCTTCGGCACCCCGCTGGAAGTGGCCGGCACCTTCAACCTCTACAAACAAACCGACGCCTTCCTCACCCTGCGCCCCCGCGTGCAGGTGAGCTACCCCACCGCCCGGGCCGGGCGGGTGAGCTTCTTCTTTGAGCAGCGCAGTTCGTTTTTGCTTTACGACAGCCTCACCTACGTCAGCCTCGGGCAGCTGCCCGAAAACATTGACTCGCAGTTCAACTCCTACGGCCTGAACTACACCTGGAACAGCCTCGACGACCTATTCTTTCCGCACCGCGGCTACCTGCTGAGCGGCCAGGGCGCCGTGGGCACTAAAACCATCACGCGCAACCCCAGCATCCGGGAGGAGTTTTACAACGGCCTTGGCCTGCGCTCCACGCAGTATTCCTTCGGGCTGCGGGCCGAGCGGTATTTCCCCGTGAAGCGGGCGGGTGTGCTGCTGCTGCGCCTGCGCGGCGAAGGCGTGCTCAACCCCCGCCTGTTCACCAACGACCTGGCGCGCCTTGGGGGGCTAAACTCCCTGCGGGGCTTCAACGAAAACCAGTTCTACACCAGCTCCTACGGCCTGGCCACGGCCGAATTCCGGCAGTTCATTGGCGCTGATTCCTACGCGTTTGTCTTTATTGACCAAGCGTATACGCGCCACGACGTGGTGCATGACCGCTACACCGACCAGCCCACCGGCGTGGGGGCGGGCCTGAGCTTCCGCACCGCCGCCGGGCTGTTCCAGTTTGTGTACTCGCTGGGGCGCTCCCGCGACCAGGCGTTTGAACTGAGAACGTCGAAGATTCACTTCGGCCTCACCAGCCGTTTCTAG
- a CDS encoding Hsp20/alpha crystallin family protein: protein MKLISPKFIRTIAPQLDLLNTIGGGVAQPQLRVEQRPKGVILRVAMPTVPAESFRVVLNQQRLTVFGEYRHQPDDQLAAPLFVQTLDLPTNLDLARIDAVHEGDELRVRIPFMNPSDQQREIDIRHN from the coding sequence ATGAAACTTATCAGCCCGAAATTCATCCGTACCATTGCCCCGCAGCTGGACTTGCTCAACACCATAGGCGGCGGCGTGGCTCAACCACAGCTGCGCGTGGAGCAGCGGCCCAAAGGCGTGATTTTGCGCGTGGCCATGCCTACCGTACCCGCCGAGAGCTTCCGCGTGGTGCTCAACCAGCAGCGCCTCACGGTGTTCGGCGAGTACCGCCACCAGCCCGACGACCAGCTGGCGGCGCCCCTCTTCGTGCAAACGCTCGACCTGCCCACCAACCTGGACCTGGCCCGCATCGACGCGGTGCACGAAGGCGACGAGTTGCGCGTGCGCATCCCGTTCATGAACCCCAGCGACCAGCAGCGCGAAATCGACATCCGCCACAACTAA
- a CDS encoding VF530 family DNA-binding protein, producing MSFLRAADARDESGHLIRELHGVTLANILEYLVAAYGWPELDARLRMNCFAENPSIKSSLSFLRRTPWARTKVEELYIKARSAEVQGRPRP from the coding sequence ATGTCCTTCCTCCGCGCCGCCGACGCCCGCGACGAATCCGGCCACCTCATCCGCGAGTTGCACGGGGTCACGCTCGCCAATATCCTCGAATACCTTGTGGCCGCCTACGGCTGGCCCGAGCTCGACGCCCGCCTGCGCATGAACTGCTTCGCCGAAAACCCCAGCATCAAGTCAAGTCTGAGCTTTTTGCGCCGCACGCCCTGGGCCCGTACCAAAGTCGAAGAGCTGTACATCAAGGCGCGCTCTGCCGAGGTGCAGGGCCGCCCGCGCCCCTAG
- a CDS encoding glycoside hydrolase family 25 protein: MPSSPLAHRPAKSARRPARRRAWRRGLLALLLLGSVLATVYYLRHRVQLNRYARRTWATLTKGGLTGREKTPLLAGYSVHGIDVSAYQGRIDWPEVARHGVRFAFIKASEGGTLRDARFARNWHDARAAGVLCGAYHYFQANRGGQVQADLFARTVPIGPGDLPPVLDVEAANFHDVAVLRREVARWLRLIEAHYGVRPILYSNHSFYKRHLAGHFDNYPLWLAHYEVERPTMPRNKWIIWQHSDEAYVPGIRGVVDFNVFQGSFESLQALRVPAAAAAPTPTSPHR; this comes from the coding sequence ATGCCCTCCTCGCCCCTCGCCCACCGCCCTGCCAAATCGGCCCGCCGCCCCGCCCGGCGCAGGGCCTGGCGGCGCGGGCTGCTGGCGCTGCTGCTGCTGGGGTCGGTGCTGGCCACGGTGTACTACCTGCGCCACCGTGTGCAGCTGAACCGCTACGCCCGCCGCACGTGGGCCACGCTCACCAAGGGCGGCCTCACGGGCCGCGAAAAAACCCCGCTGCTGGCCGGCTACTCGGTGCACGGCATCGACGTATCGGCGTACCAGGGCCGCATCGACTGGCCGGAAGTGGCCCGCCACGGGGTGCGGTTTGCCTTCATCAAGGCCAGCGAGGGCGGCACCCTGCGCGACGCCCGCTTTGCCCGCAACTGGCACGATGCCCGGGCCGCCGGCGTGCTGTGCGGCGCCTACCACTACTTCCAGGCCAACCGCGGCGGCCAGGTACAGGCCGACTTATTTGCGCGCACCGTGCCCATCGGGCCCGGCGATTTGCCGCCCGTGCTCGACGTGGAAGCGGCCAATTTCCACGACGTGGCTGTGCTGCGCCGCGAGGTGGCCCGCTGGCTGCGCCTCATCGAAGCGCACTACGGTGTGCGCCCCATCCTCTACTCCAACCACAGCTTCTACAAGCGGCACCTTGCCGGCCACTTCGACAACTATCCGCTGTGGCTGGCCCACTACGAAGTGGAGCGCCCCACCATGCCCCGCAACAAGTGGATAATCTGGCAGCATTCCGACGAGGCCTACGTGCCGGGCATCCGGGGCGTGGTCGATTTCAACGTCTTCCAGGGCAGTTTTGAGTCTTTACAGGCCCTTCGCGTGCCTGCCGCGGCCGCGGCGCCCACCCCCACTTCTCCTCACCGCTGA
- a CDS encoding septal ring lytic transglycosylase RlpA family protein, which yields MYLRATFLRIGLWGIRLVPLLVLALLASCNSSRNVGHGGPAAPRGAYTQKGLGSYYANKFAGRATASGSTYRPGEMTAAHNTLPFGTVIRVTNTRNGRSVDVTVTDRGPHTKGYIVDVSRRAAVQLDIIEAGVVPVLVTVIKPADGSR from the coding sequence ATGTACCTGAGAGCCACCTTTTTGCGCATCGGCCTATGGGGCATCCGCCTCGTTCCGCTGCTCGTGCTGGCGCTGCTGGCCTCCTGCAACAGCAGCCGCAACGTGGGCCACGGCGGCCCCGCCGCCCCCCGCGGCGCCTATACCCAGAAAGGCCTAGGCTCTTACTACGCCAATAAATTTGCGGGCCGGGCCACGGCCAGCGGCTCCACTTACCGGCCCGGCGAGATGACCGCCGCCCACAACACCCTGCCGTTTGGCACCGTCATCCGGGTAACCAACACCCGCAACGGCCGCTCCGTAGACGTGACCGTGACCGACCGGGGCCCGCACACCAAGGGCTACATCGTGGACGTGTCGCGGCGCGCTGCCGTCCAGCTCGACATCATCGAAGCCGGCGTGGTGCCCGTGCTGGTTACCGTGATTAAGCCCGCCGACGGCTCCCGCTAA
- a CDS encoding SOS response-associated peptidase: MCGRYTFIAPAPVVEQRFDAKFTEQPPTTFNAAPSQRLPVITNAAPHQIQLLSWGLVPSWSKDPAHGPKPINARAETLAEKPSFRQLLDRRRCLVLADSFYEWQTTPAGKVPHRILLRSEEPFAFAGLWDEWLDRSTGELHPTFTIVTTDPNALMANIHNRMPVILPSRSAEQAWLDDGLGLEAHQHLLMPYDAAAMKEYVISKRVNSPANNDAEVLAAA; the protein is encoded by the coding sequence ATGTGTGGCCGTTACACGTTCATCGCCCCGGCGCCCGTTGTTGAGCAGCGTTTCGACGCTAAGTTCACCGAGCAGCCGCCCACTACCTTCAACGCCGCGCCCTCGCAGCGCCTGCCGGTCATCACCAACGCCGCTCCCCACCAGATTCAGTTACTGAGCTGGGGCCTGGTACCCAGTTGGAGCAAAGACCCGGCCCACGGCCCCAAGCCCATCAACGCCCGCGCCGAAACGCTGGCCGAAAAACCGTCTTTCCGGCAGCTGCTGGACCGCCGGCGCTGCCTGGTGCTGGCCGATAGCTTCTACGAGTGGCAAACCACGCCCGCGGGCAAGGTGCCGCACCGGATTCTGCTGCGCAGCGAGGAGCCGTTTGCCTTTGCCGGCCTCTGGGACGAGTGGCTCGACCGCAGCACCGGCGAGCTACACCCTACGTTCACCATCGTCACCACCGACCCCAATGCGCTAATGGCCAACATTCACAATCGCATGCCCGTCATTCTGCCCAGCCGCTCGGCCGAGCAAGCCTGGCTGGATGATGGCCTGGGCCTGGAAGCCCACCAGCACCTGCTGATGCCCTACGACGCGGCCGCCATGAAAGAGTACGTTATCAGCAAGCGCGTGAATTCGCCTGCTAATAATGACGCTGAAGTGCTGGCTGCGGCATAG
- the glgP gene encoding alpha-glucan family phosphorylase: MAFTFNPYTPAAKYKTAAAYFSMEFAIDQSLKTYSGGLGFLAGSHMRSAYELKQNLVGISILWSFGYYDQGRNEDQTMRAEFRQKHYSFLEDTGLVFPITIHGADVHVKALYLAPEVFGTVPMFFLTTDIAENDYISRTISHHLYDPDAAARVAQSILLGVGGGKLLDLLGRKTDVYHLNEGHGLPLAFYLYEQHGRSLAEVQKRLVFTTHTPELAGNEERPMKLLTDMSFFGDVPEQEIRRVARIENDALNYTLTALRFSRKANAVSKVHGIVSLEMWGHYEGICPIIPITNSQNGLYWRDPQLAAANKAKDDAALLARKRELKKDLFKIVADQTGNLFDPDVLTIVWSRRFAGYKRADLILRHFDRFVQLASNTKRPIQMIWAGKPYPKDFGAVDLFNEIIQRTAHLKNCAVLTGYELGLSAALKKGSDIWLNTPRFPREASGTSGMTAAMNASVNLSIADGWIPEFCRDGDNGFLIAHAEVELPDNVKDDQEATTLLDVLETKVLPMYYEQPKQFLKVVKNAMKDVEPEFESGRMAKQYYEQLYK, translated from the coding sequence ATGGCTTTTACGTTCAACCCTTACACGCCGGCAGCTAAATACAAGACGGCCGCGGCGTACTTCTCGATGGAGTTTGCCATCGACCAATCCCTGAAAACGTACTCCGGTGGCCTGGGCTTCCTGGCGGGCTCACACATGCGCTCGGCCTACGAGCTGAAGCAGAACCTGGTGGGCATCAGCATTCTGTGGAGCTTCGGCTACTACGACCAGGGTCGCAACGAAGACCAGACCATGCGGGCCGAGTTCCGCCAGAAGCACTACTCGTTTTTGGAAGATACCGGCCTGGTGTTTCCCATCACCATTCACGGGGCCGATGTGCACGTGAAGGCCCTGTACCTGGCGCCGGAGGTGTTTGGCACCGTGCCGATGTTCTTCCTGACCACCGACATTGCCGAGAACGACTACATCTCGCGCACCATCTCGCACCACCTCTACGACCCGGACGCGGCAGCCCGCGTGGCCCAGAGCATCCTGCTGGGCGTGGGCGGCGGCAAGCTGCTCGACTTGCTCGGCCGCAAGACCGACGTGTACCACCTCAACGAGGGCCACGGCCTGCCGCTGGCGTTCTATCTCTACGAGCAGCACGGCCGCAGCCTGGCCGAAGTGCAGAAGCGCCTGGTATTCACCACGCACACCCCCGAGCTGGCCGGCAACGAGGAGCGCCCCATGAAGCTGCTCACCGACATGAGCTTCTTTGGCGACGTGCCCGAGCAGGAAATCCGCCGCGTGGCCCGCATCGAGAACGACGCGCTGAACTACACGCTCACCGCCCTGCGCTTCTCCCGCAAGGCCAACGCCGTGAGCAAGGTGCACGGCATCGTGAGCCTGGAAATGTGGGGCCACTACGAGGGCATCTGCCCCATCATCCCCATCACCAACAGCCAGAACGGCCTCTATTGGCGCGACCCACAGCTGGCCGCCGCCAACAAAGCCAAGGACGACGCCGCCCTGCTGGCCCGCAAGCGCGAGCTGAAAAAGGACCTGTTCAAGATTGTGGCCGACCAAACCGGCAACCTCTTCGACCCCGACGTGCTGACCATCGTGTGGTCCCGCCGCTTTGCCGGCTACAAGCGCGCCGACCTGATTCTGCGCCACTTCGACCGGTTTGTGCAGCTGGCCAGCAACACCAAGCGGCCCATCCAGATGATTTGGGCCGGCAAGCCTTACCCCAAGGACTTTGGCGCCGTGGACCTGTTCAATGAAATTATCCAGCGCACGGCCCACCTGAAAAACTGCGCCGTGCTCACGGGCTACGAACTGGGTCTGTCGGCCGCGCTGAAAAAAGGCTCCGACATCTGGCTCAACACGCCCCGCTTCCCCCGCGAGGCCAGTGGCACCAGCGGCATGACCGCCGCCATGAACGCAAGCGTGAACCTGAGCATTGCCGACGGCTGGATTCCCGAATTCTGCCGCGACGGCGACAACGGCTTCCTCATCGCGCACGCCGAAGTGGAGCTGCCCGACAACGTGAAGGACGACCAGGAGGCCACCACCCTGCTCGACGTGCTCGAAACCAAGGTGCTGCCGATGTACTACGAGCAGCCCAAGCAGTTTCTGAAGGTGGTGAAAAACGCCATGAAGGACGTAGAGCCCGAGTTTGAGTCGGGCCGCATGGCCAAGCAGTACTACGAGCAGCTCTACAAATAG